One segment of Fructilactobacillus hinvesii DNA contains the following:
- a CDS encoding aldose 1-epimerase family protein, which translates to MTVELRNDQLTIKIDELGAELVSVVRAGHEYIWNADPAHWKRHAPILFPIVGKLKNNQYQYQGQTYRMFQHGFARDQQFQVISNAADQAVFLLEANSETKQMYPFDFQLVVSYTLRKDQVDVQMTVLNPSETDDLLFAIGAHPGFQVPLEKDVEPATLTVTPEESYQLIQLGTDGLTKPEQLTELFTQPVPLTPALFQHDAQIINVKVNPKTELTITAPNHKWGVTVTGILNDYFGIWSTAPQVSNFVCLEPWWGIADSEAVSGELADKPDIRKLTAGAKKTFEFQIKFF; encoded by the coding sequence ATGACTGTTGAATTACGCAATGACCAATTAACCATCAAAATTGATGAACTCGGAGCTGAGCTGGTCTCCGTTGTCCGCGCTGGTCACGAGTACATTTGGAATGCTGATCCCGCTCATTGGAAGCGGCACGCTCCGATTTTATTTCCCATCGTGGGGAAACTAAAAAATAATCAATATCAATACCAGGGGCAAACGTACCGCATGTTTCAACATGGTTTTGCCCGTGACCAACAATTTCAGGTGATTAGTAATGCTGCCGATCAAGCAGTTTTCCTTTTGGAAGCTAACTCAGAAACCAAGCAGATGTATCCATTCGATTTTCAATTAGTTGTCAGTTATACGCTACGCAAAGATCAAGTGGATGTCCAAATGACGGTTCTCAATCCCAGTGAAACGGATGATTTGCTTTTTGCAATTGGAGCTCATCCGGGCTTTCAAGTTCCGTTGGAAAAAGATGTCGAGCCAGCGACCTTAACGGTTACCCCGGAGGAATCTTACCAACTAATCCAATTAGGAACAGATGGATTAACTAAGCCCGAACAACTAACGGAGCTTTTTACACAACCAGTACCACTAACACCTGCTTTATTTCAACATGATGCTCAAATCATAAACGTAAAGGTTAATCCTAAAACAGAATTAACCATCACTGCTCCTAACCATAAATGGGGTGTAACGGTTACAGGGATTTTAAATGACTACTTTGGCATTTGGTCGACTGCTCCTCAGGTTTCTAACTTTGTGTGCTTAGAACCCTGGTGGGGGATTGCAGATTCTGAAGCGGTTTCTGGGGAGTTGGCTGATAAGCCAGACATTCGGAAGTTAACTGCTGGAGCAAAAAAAACATTTGAATTTCAAATTAAATTCTTCTAA
- the plsY gene encoding glycerol-3-phosphate 1-O-acyltransferase PlsY, which yields MIKIILLLSVAYLLGSIPNGIWIGKLFFHVDIRRHGSKNIGATNTLRVLGPVAGTIVMLLDIGKGWLATWLPMQFGIHSWYPLIFGVMAVLGHTFSIFDHFKGGKAVATSAGMLMAYNFGFFLIAAGTAFICVFITSMMSLGSILGFIIIFLVSLTTSDTALQMVALVLTSFTLYRHRNNIKKILNGTENILPFGLYYWYLKYRKSHQ from the coding sequence ATGATTAAAATAATACTACTTTTAAGTGTTGCCTATTTGTTAGGCTCAATTCCCAATGGAATTTGGATTGGAAAGCTTTTTTTTCACGTTGACATCCGCCGGCACGGATCAAAAAATATCGGAGCTACTAATACATTACGGGTTTTAGGTCCCGTAGCTGGCACAATTGTAATGTTATTAGACATTGGGAAGGGTTGGTTGGCAACCTGGCTTCCCATGCAATTTGGCATTCATTCCTGGTATCCCCTGATTTTTGGGGTAATGGCGGTTTTAGGTCATACTTTCTCGATTTTTGATCACTTTAAAGGTGGTAAAGCGGTAGCAACGAGTGCCGGCATGCTAATGGCTTACAATTTTGGTTTCTTTCTAATTGCAGCTGGCACGGCATTTATCTGCGTTTTTATCACCAGTATGATGAGCCTTGGCAGTATCCTCGGCTTCATCATTATTTTCCTTGTTTCACTAACAACCTCAGATACTGCACTGCAAATGGTGGCCTTGGTACTGACCAGCTTCACGCTCTATCGACATCGTAATAATATCAAAAAAATCTTAAATGGTACGGAAAATATCCTTCCATTTGGATTATATTACTGGTATTTAAAGTATCGTAAATCCCATCAATAA
- the parE gene encoding DNA topoisomerase IV subunit B, with protein MTKKKENQAYDASSIQVLHGLEAVRKRPGMYIGSTDSRGLHHLVYEIVDNAVDEAIAGYGDAINVTINADNSITVEDHGRGMPVEMHASGKPTPEVILTVLHAGGKFGQGGYKTSGGLHGVGSSVVNALSTSLTVQIVRDQQLYQEEFVDGGKPVGTLKKLGKTKRPTGTTITFKPDPTIFTTVVYNFDTLATRLREAAFLLKGVKITLTDKRAGQERQEVYQFDEGIKEFVTYLNESKSTLGPVMDFDTVKDGIEVEVAAQYNDGYTETMISFVNNVRTNDGGTHEAGFRSGWTKAMNEYARKVGLLKDKDKNLDGSDVREGLTAVISLRVPEEELQFEGQTKGKLGTPAARSIVDNVTSEQLVYFLMENGDFANTLVQKALRARKAREAAKKARDESRKGKKKKKSERLLSGKLTPAQSKDASKNELFLVEGDSAGGSAKQGRDRKHQAILPLRGKVLNTEKANVTDILKNEEISTIMYTVGAGMGSDFSLDDANYDKIIIMTDADDDGAHIQILLLTFFYKYMRPMIEAGRVYVALPPLYKLQAGKGKQAQVEYAWTNEELEQARKDFPKGMTLQRFKGLGEMNADQLWETTMDPEHRTLIRVQIDDAAQAEKQVSTLMGTKVEPRRDWIESNVQFTLEDEGSILDKTLN; from the coding sequence ATGACAAAGAAAAAGGAAAATCAAGCATACGATGCTTCCTCAATCCAGGTTTTACATGGATTAGAAGCTGTGCGGAAACGACCAGGAATGTACATCGGTTCTACCGATAGTCGGGGACTGCATCACTTGGTGTATGAAATTGTTGATAATGCCGTGGACGAAGCCATCGCTGGTTACGGTGATGCCATCAATGTCACAATCAATGCAGATAATAGCATTACCGTGGAAGACCACGGTCGGGGAATGCCAGTAGAGATGCATGCTTCTGGTAAACCTACTCCAGAAGTAATTCTGACGGTCCTACACGCTGGAGGGAAATTTGGCCAAGGTGGTTATAAAACCTCAGGAGGCTTACATGGAGTGGGATCGAGCGTTGTTAACGCGCTTTCAACCAGTCTTACCGTCCAAATTGTCAGAGATCAACAACTATATCAAGAAGAATTTGTGGATGGCGGAAAGCCGGTTGGTACTTTGAAAAAGCTAGGTAAAACAAAGCGACCAACGGGAACCACGATTACATTTAAGCCAGATCCAACGATTTTTACCACGGTGGTCTATAACTTTGATACGTTGGCAACTCGGCTTCGTGAAGCAGCTTTCTTGCTAAAGGGAGTTAAAATTACTCTAACTGATAAACGAGCAGGGCAAGAACGCCAGGAGGTTTATCAATTTGATGAGGGAATTAAAGAGTTTGTTACGTATTTAAATGAAAGTAAGAGTACGCTGGGTCCCGTCATGGATTTTGATACGGTGAAAGATGGAATCGAAGTGGAAGTGGCCGCTCAGTATAACGACGGCTACACAGAAACCATGATTTCGTTTGTTAATAACGTTCGCACCAACGATGGCGGGACTCACGAAGCTGGTTTTCGAAGTGGTTGGACGAAAGCGATGAATGAGTATGCTCGCAAGGTGGGATTACTAAAAGATAAGGATAAAAACCTTGATGGCTCCGACGTTCGGGAGGGATTAACGGCCGTGATTTCTCTGCGCGTGCCAGAAGAAGAACTCCAATTTGAAGGGCAAACTAAGGGAAAATTAGGGACTCCTGCCGCTCGCTCCATTGTTGATAATGTGACTTCAGAACAGTTAGTGTACTTTCTGATGGAAAACGGTGATTTTGCTAATACCTTAGTGCAAAAGGCACTTCGTGCGCGTAAAGCGCGAGAAGCTGCTAAGAAAGCTCGTGATGAAAGTCGCAAAGGGAAAAAGAAGAAAAAGAGTGAACGACTTCTCTCTGGGAAATTAACCCCAGCTCAATCTAAAGATGCCAGCAAAAATGAATTGTTTCTAGTCGAAGGTGATTCGGCCGGTGGTTCTGCTAAGCAAGGACGAGATCGCAAGCATCAGGCCATTTTACCGTTACGAGGAAAGGTGTTAAACACCGAAAAAGCCAATGTTACTGATATCTTAAAGAATGAAGAAATCAGTACGATTATGTATACGGTGGGCGCCGGGATGGGGAGTGACTTTTCTCTGGATGATGCAAACTACGATAAGATTATCATTATGACCGATGCCGATGATGATGGGGCACACATTCAGATTCTGTTACTTACGTTCTTTTATAAATACATGCGACCGATGATTGAAGCCGGCCGTGTGTACGTAGCACTACCCCCGTTGTATAAATTACAAGCAGGGAAAGGGAAGCAAGCCCAGGTTGAATATGCCTGGACAAACGAGGAATTAGAACAGGCCCGCAAGGATTTCCCCAAAGGAATGACCTTACAACGATTTAAGGGATTGGGAGAAATGAATGCGGATCAACTGTGGGAAACTACGATGGATCCAGAGCACCGGACTCTCATTCGGGTTCAAATTGATGACGCCGCCCAGGCCGAAAAGCAAGTTTCAACCCTAATGGGGACCAAGGTGGAACCGCGGAGGGATTGGATTGAAAGTAACGTCCAATTTACCCTTGAGGATGAAGGTAGCATTCTCGATAAAACTTTGAATTAG
- the parC gene encoding DNA topoisomerase IV subunit A, whose amino-acid sequence MAKQAEIKDLSLASVMDERFSRYSKAIIQERALPDVRDGLKPVQRRILYSMNKDGNTYDKGFRKSAKSVGNVMGNFHPHGDSSIYDALVRMSQDWKLRAPLIDMHGNNGSMDGDPPAAMRYTEARLSKIAGEMLRDIDKDTVSWVLNFDDTEYEPTVLPARIPNLLVNGATGISAGYATEIPPHNLSEVIDALIYLQAHPAATLDQLMQFIQGPDFPTGGIIQGLDGIKQAYETGHGRIVVRSRTAISEMRGGKKLVQVTEIPYEVNKAQLVKQIDEIRLNKKIDGIAEVRDDSDRSGLMISIELKRNVDERGILNYLYKNTDLQISYNFNVVAIKDMRPERLSLKTILTTYLEYQRSVLTKRTQFDLKKAQERQHIVLGLIKALSILDEVIKTIRASQNRKDARDNLVSTYDFTQKQAEAIVALQLYRLTNTDVTKLNEENANLAAQIAEYQNILADPSELDRVLKQELEAVAQEYQMPRRSTIQAEIESLNISKQVTVPDEQVMVMVSRDGYLKRTSLRSFGATELEDNGLKEDDYPVFIQQLSTRDSVYIFTDGGNLIYRPVHEIEDVKWKDTGEHISQLNGLQPTEKVVTVKDFSSLRKSGNFLIATRAGHIKQVEFAKLLPGRTYRSRAMTYVKLKNELDAVVNVTYREPDDPADVLIMTEHGLGLRYAITEVSTNGPRTVGVKAINLGETDHVVNMQLVTEADQVAMIFQSGNFKKMAVADIPQTARSRKGIKVLRDLKTKENLLANFIKLDANETILRVYTDTRHSQDVILADYQTAPRTANGSKLVDVSQAGTPVLLTHLVMDQSEPTAE is encoded by the coding sequence ATGGCAAAACAGGCCGAAATTAAAGATCTTTCACTAGCATCTGTGATGGATGAGCGCTTTAGCCGCTATTCGAAGGCCATTATTCAAGAGCGAGCACTTCCAGACGTTCGTGATGGGTTAAAACCCGTCCAACGGCGGATTTTGTATTCCATGAATAAGGATGGCAATACCTATGATAAGGGATTTCGGAAATCAGCGAAGTCGGTGGGAAACGTTATGGGAAATTTTCATCCCCATGGAGACAGTTCCATCTATGATGCGTTGGTCCGGATGAGTCAGGACTGGAAATTACGGGCTCCCTTGATTGATATGCACGGAAACAATGGTTCTATGGATGGGGATCCACCGGCTGCGATGCGGTATACAGAAGCCCGGTTAAGCAAGATTGCCGGGGAGATGTTACGTGATATTGATAAAGATACGGTTAGCTGGGTTCTCAATTTTGATGATACGGAGTACGAACCGACCGTTTTACCCGCTCGAATTCCCAACTTGCTGGTGAATGGGGCCACTGGGATCTCAGCTGGTTATGCGACAGAAATTCCTCCGCACAATTTGAGTGAGGTGATTGATGCCCTGATTTACCTGCAAGCTCACCCAGCTGCCACGCTAGATCAACTGATGCAATTTATTCAAGGACCAGACTTTCCGACGGGTGGCATTATTCAAGGATTAGATGGGATTAAACAAGCCTATGAAACTGGACACGGTCGGATTGTGGTACGATCCCGCACTGCCATTAGTGAAATGCGTGGTGGGAAAAAGCTGGTGCAGGTAACGGAAATTCCGTATGAAGTTAACAAAGCCCAGCTCGTTAAACAGATTGATGAAATTCGGTTAAATAAAAAAATCGATGGAATTGCTGAGGTGCGAGATGATTCTGACCGGTCAGGATTAATGATTTCAATTGAATTAAAACGCAATGTTGATGAACGTGGAATTTTAAACTATTTGTATAAGAATACTGATTTGCAAATTTCTTACAATTTTAACGTAGTGGCGATCAAGGATATGCGTCCGGAACGACTTTCCTTAAAAACAATTTTAACCACTTATCTAGAATATCAACGTTCCGTCTTAACCAAACGCACTCAGTTTGACTTAAAGAAGGCCCAAGAGCGACAACACATTGTGTTGGGATTAATTAAGGCTCTGTCCATTCTTGATGAAGTGATTAAAACGATTCGGGCGAGTCAGAATCGCAAGGATGCCCGTGATAACCTGGTTTCTACCTATGATTTTACTCAGAAACAGGCAGAAGCCATCGTAGCGTTACAACTATATCGGTTGACCAACACCGATGTTACTAAATTAAACGAAGAAAATGCGAACCTTGCAGCGCAAATTGCCGAATATCAAAATATTTTAGCCGATCCCAGTGAATTAGATCGCGTATTGAAGCAGGAATTGGAAGCCGTTGCGCAGGAATACCAGATGCCGCGCCGTTCCACCATTCAAGCAGAGATTGAAAGCCTAAACATTAGTAAACAGGTCACGGTTCCTGATGAGCAGGTGATGGTAATGGTTTCTCGTGATGGTTATTTAAAGCGCACCAGCCTACGCTCATTTGGTGCAACCGAACTAGAGGATAATGGTCTAAAAGAAGATGATTATCCGGTCTTTATTCAGCAACTAAGTACCCGGGATTCCGTCTATATTTTCACCGACGGTGGGAACTTGATTTATCGTCCCGTTCATGAAATTGAAGACGTGAAGTGGAAAGATACTGGCGAACATATTTCGCAACTAAATGGGTTGCAACCAACTGAAAAGGTAGTTACGGTAAAAGATTTTTCATCGTTGCGAAAATCCGGAAACTTTTTAATTGCCACTCGAGCTGGTCACATTAAGCAGGTTGAATTTGCAAAACTATTACCTGGTCGAACTTATCGCAGTCGGGCCATGACGTACGTCAAGTTAAAGAATGAACTAGATGCAGTGGTAAACGTTACTTACCGAGAACCAGATGATCCAGCGGATGTTTTAATCATGACGGAACACGGATTAGGATTGCGGTATGCAATTACAGAAGTGTCTACCAATGGTCCCCGAACGGTCGGAGTAAAGGCGATTAATCTAGGGGAAACAGATCATGTGGTTAACATGCAATTAGTTACAGAAGCAGATCAAGTAGCGATGATTTTTCAATCCGGAAACTTTAAAAAGATGGCGGTTGCTGACATTCCCCAAACTGCGCGTTCGCGGAAGGGCATTAAGGTTTTGCGAGATCTAAAAACTAAAGAGAACTTATTAGCTAACTTTATTAAGCTTGATGCTAATGAAACAATCTTGCGGGTTTATACCGATACACGCCATTCCCAAGACGTGATCTTGGCTGATTATCAAACAGCGCCGCGAACCGCCAACGGATCTAAACTAGTGGACGTTTCTCAGGCGGGAACCCCCGTCCTATTGACTCATTTAGTGATGGACCAGTCAGAACCAACGGCTGAATAA
- a CDS encoding manganese-dependent inorganic pyrophosphatase, whose product MTKELVFGHQNPDTDAIAAAIALAYLEKQDGYDTEAVALGPVNPETRFVLDHFGVKAPRVVEHAKPETDLVMLVDHNEPQQSIADIADLTVTHVVDHHRINGFDTSKPLYYRAAPYGCCSTIITQMFSEEGVTIPKEIAGLMMSAIISDTLLLKSPTTTDVDRDALQALAEIAGVDNYEEYGVQMLKAGTNVDAKSAQELIDSDAKSFTLGGKSVRIDQINVVDLEDVNKRLAEIKTAMEAEAQNENYDLFLVLVTNVLTSNSELIVVGEPKDVVAKSFNNQFDENDVMNLPGVVSRKKQVVPPLTDQLEGNK is encoded by the coding sequence ATGACAAAAGAATTAGTTTTTGGCCACCAAAATCCAGATACAGATGCAATTGCTGCAGCAATTGCGTTAGCGTATTTAGAAAAACAAGATGGTTATGATACTGAAGCAGTTGCCTTAGGTCCAGTTAACCCTGAAACCCGATTTGTTTTGGATCACTTTGGGGTAAAGGCACCTCGAGTAGTGGAACACGCTAAACCAGAGACCGATTTAGTGATGTTAGTAGATCACAACGAACCACAACAAAGTATTGCCGATATCGCGGACTTAACGGTGACCCACGTGGTTGATCACCACCGGATTAATGGCTTTGATACGTCCAAACCGCTTTATTACAGAGCTGCTCCTTACGGTTGCTGTTCTACTATCATCACGCAAATGTTTTCAGAAGAAGGCGTGACGATTCCAAAGGAAATTGCCGGATTAATGATGTCTGCCATCATTTCTGACACCTTGTTGTTGAAGTCACCAACGACGACGGATGTTGATCGAGATGCTTTACAAGCCCTAGCCGAAATTGCTGGCGTTGATAACTACGAAGAATATGGGGTACAGATGCTAAAGGCAGGTACTAACGTTGATGCTAAATCTGCCCAAGAATTAATTGATAGCGACGCCAAATCATTTACATTAGGCGGAAAGAGCGTTCGGATTGATCAAATTAACGTGGTTGATTTAGAAGACGTGAACAAACGACTTGCTGAAATTAAGACAGCCATGGAAGCAGAAGCTCAAAATGAAAACTATGATCTTTTCTTGGTATTAGTTACGAACGTCTTAACTAGTAACTCCGAATTGATTGTGGTGGGAGAACCGAAGGACGTGGTTGCTAAGTCCTTTAACAACCAATTCGATGAAAACGACGTTATGAATTTACCGGGAGTGGTTTCTAGAAAGAAACAAGTGGTTCCACCATTAACGGATCAATTAGAAGGAAACAAATAA
- the msrB gene encoding peptide-methionine (R)-S-oxide reductase MsrB: protein MNKDELKQKLTPEEYAVTQEAATEPAFTGKYDQFFKKGIYVDVVSGEPLFSSADKYDSGCGWPAFTKPIQKDNLKSKTDTSFGMIREEVESSKAGSHLGHVFPDGPADKGGLRYCINSAALKFIPYDEMDAAGYGQYKAQVDANGGPNE from the coding sequence ATGAACAAAGATGAATTAAAACAAAAGTTAACCCCAGAGGAATACGCGGTTACCCAAGAAGCAGCTACTGAACCTGCTTTTACGGGGAAGTACGACCAATTCTTTAAGAAAGGGATTTACGTCGACGTGGTTAGTGGAGAACCACTGTTCAGCTCGGCTGATAAGTACGACTCTGGTTGTGGTTGGCCTGCTTTCACTAAGCCAATTCAAAAAGACAACCTCAAGAGCAAGACTGACACGTCCTTTGGAATGATTAGAGAAGAAGTTGAGAGTTCTAAAGCTGGGTCCCACTTGGGACACGTCTTTCCTGATGGTCCTGCCGATAAGGGTGGACTCCGGTACTGCATTAACTCTGCTGCTTTAAAGTTCATTCCTTATGATGAAATGGATGCTGCTGGCTATGGTCAATACAAAGCGCAGGTAGATGCCAATGGAGGTCCTAACGAATGA
- the msrA gene encoding peptide-methionine (S)-S-oxide reductase MsrA encodes MKKEETAIFAGGCFWCMVRPFEETPGIISVVSGYTGGHVPNPTYEQVCSHTTGHTEAVKITFDPSVISYKDLVEIYWRQTDPTDAMGQFQDRGDSYRPVIFVNSPEQREVAETSKKALEESGKFDEPIVTKIEPAQPFYPAEDYHQDFYKKNPLRAQIEEMGGREQFIKDHWK; translated from the coding sequence ATGAAAAAAGAAGAAACCGCAATTTTTGCTGGAGGATGTTTCTGGTGCATGGTCCGTCCATTTGAAGAAACACCGGGAATTATCTCAGTTGTATCTGGATACACTGGTGGACACGTGCCGAATCCAACTTACGAACAAGTCTGCAGCCACACTACTGGTCATACCGAAGCAGTTAAGATTACCTTTGATCCAAGTGTTATTTCTTACAAGGATTTGGTGGAAATTTATTGGCGCCAGACGGACCCAACTGATGCTATGGGTCAATTCCAAGACCGGGGGGATAGTTACCGGCCGGTGATCTTTGTAAACAGTCCGGAACAACGTGAGGTTGCTGAAACTTCTAAAAAAGCTTTGGAAGAATCCGGCAAATTTGACGAACCAATTGTGACTAAGATTGAACCAGCCCAACCATTTTACCCAGCTGAAGATTATCATCAAGATTTCTACAAGAAAAATCCTTTGCGGGCTCAAATTGAAGAAATGGGTGGCCGGGAACAATTCATCAAAGACCACTGGAAATAA
- a CDS encoding ABC transporter substrate-binding protein/permease — MQKQKKWLQWLIMTCMLLIGISVTGQIVHADESLQKVKDKGVLTVATSPDYPPFEFQVNQHGRSKDVGMDIELAKQIAKDLGVKLQIKNMDFNSLLVAIQTGKADMAIGGINPSPERNLNADFSQIYYYGGESFLINKADAEKLNKQSALKGLKVGTQTGSMQQSLAKKNLKGTKVVTMDKNTDLILALKTHKVDAVGVETPVAQAYVKNDSDLKMVKADYHLNKKDTGSAVAFPKGATTLQTAVNQSIDKAKSQHLMPKYLKTAGKYMKVNTANTSMAHYWKYFFNGLKYTLLISVCAVAGGIILGIILALMRLSNFKWLSWPAVSYVEVVRGTPMMVQVLLVYFGLGVLVNIPALPAGMIAVTLNSAAYVSEIIRGGINSVAKGQKEAAQSLGLSKTDALRFIVLPQAFKNIWPALGNEFISVIKESSIVSIIGVTDLVYELNVVRADTYRGVAPIVVVMAIYFIITFTLTRLLNYMERRMKHD, encoded by the coding sequence ATGCAGAAGCAGAAAAAATGGCTGCAATGGTTGATCATGACTTGCATGTTATTAATCGGGATCAGCGTGACCGGTCAGATTGTCCATGCAGATGAGTCGTTACAGAAGGTAAAGGATAAAGGGGTTCTAACGGTGGCCACTTCCCCTGATTATCCCCCTTTTGAGTTTCAAGTGAATCAACATGGACGTTCAAAGGACGTCGGGATGGACATTGAGTTAGCCAAACAAATTGCCAAAGATTTGGGGGTCAAGCTCCAAATTAAGAACATGGATTTTAATTCTTTGTTAGTTGCCATTCAAACCGGCAAGGCTGACATGGCAATTGGGGGAATTAATCCCTCCCCCGAACGGAACCTAAATGCAGATTTTTCACAAATCTATTATTACGGCGGAGAATCATTTTTAATCAATAAGGCGGATGCAGAGAAGCTGAACAAACAATCTGCTTTGAAAGGATTAAAAGTCGGAACCCAAACTGGATCCATGCAACAAAGCCTAGCCAAGAAAAATCTAAAGGGCACCAAAGTGGTTACGATGGATAAAAATACCGATTTAATTTTGGCACTCAAAACCCATAAAGTCGACGCTGTCGGAGTGGAAACTCCAGTAGCACAGGCTTACGTCAAAAACGATTCAGATTTAAAGATGGTTAAAGCTGATTATCATTTAAATAAAAAGGATACGGGTTCAGCGGTTGCCTTTCCTAAGGGGGCCACAACCTTACAAACGGCCGTGAACCAGTCGATTGATAAGGCAAAATCCCAACACTTAATGCCTAAGTATTTAAAAACCGCTGGAAAGTACATGAAGGTTAATACCGCCAACACATCAATGGCTCATTACTGGAAGTACTTCTTTAATGGATTGAAATATACCTTGTTAATTTCAGTTTGTGCCGTGGCCGGTGGAATCATCTTAGGAATTATCTTAGCTCTCATGCGTTTAAGTAATTTTAAATGGTTGAGTTGGCCTGCCGTTAGTTATGTTGAAGTAGTCCGGGGAACGCCCATGATGGTACAGGTCCTGTTAGTCTACTTTGGACTGGGCGTCTTAGTTAACATTCCGGCTTTGCCGGCTGGGATGATTGCCGTGACTTTGAACAGTGCTGCTTATGTAAGTGAAATCATTCGGGGCGGAATTAATTCGGTAGCTAAGGGCCAAAAGGAAGCTGCACAAAGTTTAGGTTTGTCGAAAACTGATGCACTCCGGTTTATTGTTTTACCGCAGGCCTTTAAGAACATTTGGCCGGCGCTTGGGAACGAATTTATCTCGGTGATTAAGGAAAGTTCAATTGTTTCTATTATTGGAGTAACCGATTTAGTATACGAGTTGAATGTGGTTCGAGCTGATACTTACCGGGGCGTGGCACCAATTGTAGTGGTAATGGCCATCTACTTTATTATTACATTTACGCTAACTCGGCTCTTAAATTACATGGAAAGAAGAATGAAACACGATTAA
- a CDS encoding ABC transporter substrate-binding protein/permease: MQKKWLKWLLVVVTVVLGSTLAKATVHADDSLQKVKERGVLKVAVAPDYPPFAFQVNEHGKSKDVGMDIEVAKQIAKDLNVKLQLKNMDFSSVLVAVQTGKVDLALGGINPTPAREQNADFSNIYYYGGQSFLINKTDVNKFKNQKSLKGQKVGTQTGSMQQTLAKKYLTDSKLVSMDKTTDLVLAIKTHKVNAVGVEKPVAQAYVENDPDLKMIPADYKLDKKETGFAAAMPKGATSLQTAVNQSLDKIAKQHLMPQYLKTAAKYMKVNTVNTSMWHYWKYFFDGLKYTLLISVCAVAGGIILGVLLALMRLSKWKVLSWPAISYVEVVRGTPMMVQVLLVYFGLGILINIPALPAGIIAVTLNSAAYVSEIIRGGINSVAKGQKEAAQSLGLSKTDALHYIILPQAFKNIWPALGNEFISVIKESSIVSIIGVTDLVYELNVVRADTYRGVAPIVVVMAIYFIITFTLTRLLNYWEGKMKHD; the protein is encoded by the coding sequence ATGCAGAAAAAATGGCTTAAGTGGTTATTAGTTGTTGTCACGGTGGTGTTAGGAAGTACCCTTGCTAAGGCAACGGTTCATGCTGATGACTCGTTGCAAAAAGTGAAAGAACGGGGGGTTTTAAAGGTCGCAGTGGCTCCCGATTATCCCCCGTTTGCCTTTCAAGTTAATGAACACGGAAAATCCAAAGACGTGGGAATGGACATTGAAGTCGCAAAGCAAATCGCTAAGGATTTGAACGTCAAATTACAACTAAAAAACATGGATTTCTCTTCGGTATTAGTGGCCGTGCAAACTGGAAAAGTTGATTTAGCTTTAGGTGGGATTAATCCTACTCCGGCTCGGGAACAAAATGCGGATTTTTCTAACATCTATTACTACGGGGGCCAAAGCTTCCTGATTAACAAAACGGACGTTAATAAATTTAAGAACCAAAAGAGTTTGAAGGGACAGAAAGTGGGAACTCAGACCGGTTCCATGCAGCAGACGCTAGCGAAAAAATATTTAACTGATAGTAAGCTAGTTAGCATGGATAAAACCACAGATTTGGTCCTAGCCATTAAAACGCATAAGGTTAACGCCGTAGGAGTGGAAAAGCCCGTAGCGCAAGCCTACGTGGAAAATGATCCAGATCTAAAGATGATTCCAGCAGACTATAAATTAGATAAAAAAGAAACCGGATTTGCCGCTGCCATGCCTAAGGGAGCAACTTCATTGCAAACGGCGGTAAACCAATCACTGGATAAAATTGCGAAACAACATTTAATGCCGCAGTATTTAAAAACAGCAGCAAAATATATGAAAGTAAATACGGTGAATACCTCAATGTGGCACTACTGGAAGTATTTCTTCGATGGATTAAAATATACGCTGCTAATTTCTGTTTGTGCCGTGGCCGGAGGAATTATCCTGGGAGTTTTGTTAGCGTTGATGCGGTTAAGCAAGTGGAAGGTTCTCAGTTGGCCCGCTATTAGCTACGTCGAAGTAGTGCGGGGGACGCCGATGATGGTGCAAGTCCTGTTAGTCTACTTTGGACTGGGGATTTTAATTAACATTCCTGCGCTCCCGGCTGGAATCATCGCCGTTACGTTAAACAGTGCCGCGTATGTCAGTGAAATTATTAGAGGGGGAATTAATTCGGTGGCCAAGGGCCAAAAGGAAGCCGCACAAAGTCTGGGCTTATCCAAAACGGATGCTTTACATTACATTATTTTGCCCCAAGCCTTTAAGAACATTTGGCCAGCGCTTGGAAACGAGTTTATTTCGGTGATTAAGGAAAGTTCAATTGTCTCCATCATTGGGGTAACCGATCTGGTGTACGAGTTGAACGTGGTTCGGGCTGATACCTACAGAGGAGTGGCTCCGATTGTAGTGGTAATGGCGATTTACTTCATCATTACGTTTACGTTGACAAGATTATTAAACTACTGGGAAGGGAAGATGAAACATGACTAA